The Eublepharis macularius isolate TG4126 chromosome 8, MPM_Emac_v1.0, whole genome shotgun sequence genome contains a region encoding:
- the MTX3 gene encoding metaxin-3 encodes MASPLELNCWGGGWGLPSVHAECLVVMAYGRFSGAPLKMNIIDNSWRALRGSVPLLLSDDVVISQPAKILNFLRKQKYNADYELSAKEGADTLAYIALLEEKLHPALLHTFWVEADNYYTVTKPWFGSRIPFPLNWYLPGKMSREALNRIFVTKGGPPLCSLTEIEAQIYRDAKECLNLLSSRLGTLPFFFGNMPTTLDAFVFGFLAPLYKVQFPKVQLQDHLKQLPNLCRFCDDILSCYFRLNVTGISPAGQDPVDANLQKLIQLVNKESNLIEKMDDNLRKSPQHPPRKLTTLKLSTTGEGSNSVNRLSP; translated from the exons ATGGCGTCTCCCCTCGAACTGAACTGCTGGGGTGGCGGTTGGGGATTGCCGTCCGTGCACGCGGAGTGCCTCGTTGTCATG GCATATGGGAGGTTTTCTGGTGCACCATTGAAAATGAATATTATAGATAATTCATGGAGAGCACTAAGAG GGAGTGTACCATTATTGCTATCGGATGACGTTGTTATTTCTCAGCCAGCAAAAATACTAAACTTCTTAAGAAAACAG AAATACAATGCTGATTATGAACTGTCTGCCAAAGAAGGCGCTGACACGCTGGCCTACATTGCCCTGCTTGAAGAAAAGCTACATCCTGCTTTG CTGCACACTTTCTGGGTGGAAGCTGATAATTACTACACTGTGACAAAACCATGGTTTGGTTCAAGGATTCCATTTCCCCTGAATTGGTACCTGCCTGGGAAGATGTCTCGGGAAGCGCTTAACAGGATTTTTGTGACAAAAGGCGGACCTCCGCTCTGCAGTCTTACTGAAATAGAAGCGCAG ATATACAGAGATGCTAAGGAGTGTTTGAATCTTCTTTCAAGCAGACTGGGGACATTGCCATTTTTCTTTGGAAATAT GCCTACAACTCTGGATGCATTTGTGTTTGGTTTCCTTGCTCCTCTTTATAAAGTGCAGTTCCCAAAAGTCCAGTTACAAGATCATTTGAAGCAGCTTCCCAATTTATGTCGTTTCTGTGATGACATCCTAAGTTGCTACTTTAGACTAAACGTAACAG GTATCTCTCCAGCTGGTCAAGACCCTGTTGATGCAAATCTGCAGAAACTCATACAACTTGTAAACAAAGAATCCAACTTaattgaaaag ATGGATGATAATCTTCGAAAGAGTCCTCAGCACCCTCCACGGAAACTGACAACTCTCAAACTTTCTACAACTGGGGAAGGAAGCAACTCAGTGAATCGCTTGTCACCCTGA